A window from Lachnoanaerobaculum umeaense encodes these proteins:
- a CDS encoding putative manganese-dependent inorganic diphosphatase codes for MSKLRTLIMGHKNPDTDSICAAISYADLKSKTEEGEFSPRRAGEINEETKFVLNYFKVKPPKLTESVNTQVKDIEIKHTKGVDKNISFKKAWALMQELDVVTLPTVSSDGDLEGIISVSDIANSYMNIYDSRILAKANTRYANILETLEGTLVVGDDTAYFNEGKVVVAAANPDMMEFYIEKNDLVILGNRYEMQLCAIEMGAACIIICEGAGASMTIKKLAKEHGTTIITTAYDTFTVARLINQSMPINYFMKTENLITFENEDYLDEIKEVMANVRHRDFPILDKNGKYLGMFSRRNLLGAKGKRVIMVDHNEKSQAVDGIEHANVLEIIDHHRLGTVETIGPVYFRNQPLGCTSTIIYQMYHEKGVEIPKHIAGLLCSAIISDTLLFRSPTCTAVDKAAGLDLARIAGIDIEKYANQMFASASNLKGKTDEQIFHQDYKKFLLGKTSIGIGQISSLNEEELDEIESRLLPFLVKLHENSEEDMMFFMLTNILEQSTKLICVGFGAMALVMKSFRIEEGLYEISDAGVIQLDSVVSRKKQLVPSLVIGIQM; via the coding sequence ATGTCAAAGCTTAGAACATTGATAATGGGTCATAAGAACCCTGATACAGATTCAATCTGTGCGGCAATAAGTTATGCCGATCTAAAGTCAAAAACTGAAGAAGGAGAATTTTCACCAAGGCGTGCCGGTGAGATCAATGAGGAAACCAAATTTGTATTGAATTACTTTAAGGTTAAACCACCTAAGCTTACTGAAAGTGTTAACACCCAGGTAAAGGATATTGAAATAAAACATACAAAGGGTGTGGATAAGAATATATCATTTAAAAAGGCATGGGCGCTGATGCAGGAACTGGATGTAGTAACTCTGCCAACAGTAAGTAGTGATGGTGACCTGGAGGGAATAATATCTGTAAGTGATATCGCAAACTCATATATGAATATATATGACAGTAGAATCCTTGCAAAGGCAAATACCAGATATGCAAATATTTTGGAAACTCTGGAAGGAACCTTGGTAGTAGGAGATGATACAGCTTATTTTAACGAAGGTAAGGTTGTAGTGGCTGCTGCAAATCCGGATATGATGGAGTTTTACATAGAAAAGAATGATCTTGTGATACTTGGAAATAGGTATGAGATGCAACTTTGTGCGATTGAGATGGGTGCGGCCTGTATCATAATATGCGAGGGTGCAGGTGCATCAATGACTATAAAAAAACTGGCAAAGGAACATGGAACTACTATTATTACAACCGCTTATGATACATTTACTGTTGCCAGACTTATAAATCAGTCCATGCCTATTAATTACTTTATGAAGACTGAGAACCTTATCACATTTGAAAATGAAGATTATCTGGATGAGATAAAGGAAGTAATGGCAAATGTAAGGCATAGAGACTTCCCTATTCTTGATAAAAATGGAAAATATCTTGGAATGTTTTCTAGAAGAAACTTGCTGGGTGCTAAGGGCAAGAGAGTTATAATGGTTGACCACAATGAAAAGAGTCAGGCTGTTGACGGCATAGAACATGCGAATGTTTTGGAGATTATAGATCATCATAGATTAGGTACAGTGGAGACTATAGGGCCTGTATATTTTAGGAATCAACCTCTAGGTTGTACATCAACCATAATATATCAGATGTACCATGAGAAGGGTGTTGAGATTCCAAAGCATATTGCAGGACTTCTATGTTCAGCTATTATCTCAGATACGCTGCTTTTTAGATCACCTACATGCACGGCTGTAGATAAGGCTGCAGGACTTGATCTTGCCAGAATCGCAGGTATTGATATAGAGAAATATGCAAATCAGATGTTTGCTTCAGCAAGTAATCTGAAGGGAAAGACAGATGAACAGATTTTCCATCAGGATTATAAGAAGTTCCTACTTGGAAAAACAAGTATAGGAATTGGACAAATCAGTTCTTTAAATGAAGAGGAGCTTGATGAGATTGAAAGTAGACTATTGCCATTCTTAGTAAAACTTCATGAAAATAGTGAAGAAGATATGATGTTCTTTATGTTGACTAATATATTAGAGCAATCAACAAAACTGATATGTGTAGGTTTTGGAGCTATGGCACTTGTAATGAAATCATTTAGAATTGAAGAAGGCCTATATGAGATCAGTGATGCCGGTGTCATTCAGCTTGATTCTGTAGTATCCAGAAAGAAGCAGCTAGTACCTAGTCTTGTAATAGGAATACAGATGTAG
- a CDS encoding DnaD domain protein, whose amino-acid sequence MKYEFLKADITNIVSLPSEFIDEYMLKANGDYIKVYLFMLRNAGRLINPEIIADALELTIKDVERAIAYWCKSGILIKKEENIAKIGSDDDFQEILLTKNLPTIEEYEEAKRILMAANEVYKRSEAVEKTDVENAESIENKDNTDVENTNVESEVNTDTPVVETPNVIPEVEVKKEEPPKLPDRSLVDLTKLKSDEDFQELVFCVQTYTEKIFSPIDTEKLAYLYDVIGMSKDLLEYIAEVSVQKGKKSISYIEKVALSFHEKGITTVEEAKEDNVKFYNENRAVLKAFGIYDRVLAPVESRYVKKWFDEYCFSPEIVVEAINRTVLNTSSQSFSYADGILTSWHKENVRTLADVKAQDEKHGEKVKNAPKPSNGGNGGNTSKFNNFEQRNDNIDSDMQDKFLNELNKL is encoded by the coding sequence ATGAAGTACGAATTTTTAAAGGCAGATATAACAAACATTGTAAGTTTGCCGTCAGAATTTATAGATGAATATATGCTAAAGGCAAATGGTGATTATATAAAGGTATACCTTTTTATGCTGAGAAATGCCGGTAGACTGATAAATCCTGAAATCATAGCAGATGCCCTTGAACTTACTATAAAAGATGTAGAAAGAGCTATAGCATATTGGTGTAAGAGTGGAATATTGATTAAAAAAGAAGAAAATATTGCCAAGATTGGAAGTGATGACGATTTTCAAGAAATACTCCTTACAAAGAACCTACCAACTATAGAAGAATACGAAGAGGCGAAGCGTATTCTTATGGCTGCGAATGAAGTATATAAAAGGAGTGAAGCAGTAGAAAAAACGGATGTTGAAAATGCTGAGAGTATAGAGAATAAAGATAATACAGATGTTGAAAATACAAATGTAGAGTCGGAAGTAAATACAGATACTCCTGTAGTGGAAACACCGAATGTGATACCTGAGGTGGAAGTAAAAAAAGAAGAGCCACCTAAGCTTCCTGATAGAAGTTTGGTAGATTTGACGAAACTAAAGAGTGATGAAGACTTCCAGGAATTAGTGTTCTGTGTACAAACATATACTGAAAAGATATTCTCACCTATAGACACTGAAAAACTTGCATATTTGTACGATGTAATAGGTATGTCAAAGGATCTGCTTGAATATATTGCAGAGGTGTCGGTGCAAAAGGGAAAGAAGAGTATAAGTTATATTGAAAAAGTGGCACTTTCATTCCATGAAAAAGGCATTACGACTGTGGAGGAAGCCAAAGAGGACAATGTAAAATTCTATAATGAAAATAGAGCTGTGCTGAAAGCATTTGGAATATACGACAGGGTTTTGGCACCGGTTGAGTCCAGATATGTGAAGAAGTGGTTTGATGAATACTGCTTCAGCCCTGAAATTGTGGTTGAGGCTATTAATAGAACAGTGCTAAATACATCATCACAAAGCTTTTCTTATGCAGACGGTATACTTACAAGTTGGCATAAAGAAAATGTTCGTACACTTGCAGATGTAAAGGCACAGGATGAGAAGCATGGTGAAAAGGTTAAGAATGCACCGAAACCTTCAAATGGAGGTAATGGAGGAAATACATCAAAGTTCAATAATTTTGAACAAAGAAATGACAATATTGATTCTGATATGCAGGACAAATTTTTAAATGAGTTGAATAAGTTATAA
- a CDS encoding shikimate kinase produces MGKKTNITLIGMPASGKSSVGVVLAKRLGKKFVDTDIVIQEKHGKLLKELIEENGDDGFREIEDEVNASLDVSNSIISPGGSVVYGQKAMKHLKEISVIIYLQLSYTAIKSRLGDLRERGITLKDGQSLKDLYLERTPLYEKYADITINEMKKTLAKTIDEICEKLGEKPRKKRSFKEKRFQKITNSKGKQSREKTDSTKSNKERADKKRFDNTKSVKEKSSRTRFGGEINPQKNNVQRKNLKKYFKKNEN; encoded by the coding sequence ATGGGAAAAAAGACTAATATTACATTGATTGGTATGCCTGCATCCGGCAAGTCCTCGGTGGGAGTTGTTTTAGCCAAGAGGCTTGGGAAGAAATTTGTAGATACTGATATAGTAATTCAAGAAAAGCATGGTAAACTTCTAAAGGAACTTATAGAAGAGAATGGTGATGATGGCTTTAGAGAAATAGAAGATGAGGTAAATGCCTCGCTGGATGTCAGCAACAGTATCATATCTCCGGGTGGAAGTGTGGTATATGGACAAAAGGCTATGAAGCATCTAAAAGAAATCAGTGTTATAATATATTTGCAACTTTCATATACCGCAATAAAGTCAAGACTTGGGGATCTTAGGGAAAGAGGTATTACCTTAAAAGATGGACAGAGCTTAAAAGACTTATATCTGGAAAGAACACCTTTATATGAGAAGTATGCAGATATAACAATCAATGAGATGAAGAAGACCCTAGCAAAGACTATTGATGAGATTTGTGAAAAATTGGGTGAAAAGCCAAGAAAGAAAAGAAGTTTTAAAGAGAAAAGATTTCAAAAGATAACTAACTCTAAGGGTAAGCAAAGTAGAGAAAAAACTGATAGTACAAAGTCAAACAAAGAAAGAGCTGATAAAAAAAGATTTGACAATACAAAGTCAGTTAAGGAAAAGAGCAGCAGAACAAGGTTTGGTGGAGAAATAAATCCACAAAAGAACAATGTTCAAAGAAAAAATTTGAAGAAGTATTTTAAGAAAAATGAGAATTGA
- a CDS encoding flavin reductase family protein translates to MRIDFKPGNMLYPVPVVMVSCADSEGRSDIVTVAWTGTICTNPPMVYISLRPSRYSYDIIKKSGEFVINLTNKKLTKIADECGVKSGRDVDKWKLLKIEQLPSKMVAASSIKESPVCIECKVEDILELGSHHMFIAKVVAVNVDAKYMDDKNKFDLTKADMVVYNHGEYIGLSEVLGTFGYSVKKKKRK, encoded by the coding sequence ATGAGAATTGATTTTAAACCTGGAAATATGTTATATCCGGTGCCGGTGGTAATGGTAAGCTGTGCAGACAGCGAAGGTAGAAGTGATATAGTAACTGTGGCATGGACAGGCACAATATGTACAAATCCTCCAATGGTATATATTTCACTTAGACCAAGTAGATATTCATATGATATAATAAAAAAGTCTGGAGAATTTGTTATAAATCTTACAAATAAAAAATTGACAAAGATAGCAGATGAGTGTGGTGTAAAATCAGGCAGAGATGTTGATAAATGGAAGTTACTAAAGATAGAGCAGTTGCCATCAAAGATGGTAGCTGCTTCATCTATTAAGGAAAGCCCGGTTTGCATAGAGTGTAAGGTGGAAGATATCTTGGAACTTGGTTCACATCACATGTTTATAGCAAAGGTAGTGGCTGTAAATGTTGATGCTAAATATATGGATGACAAAAACAAATTTGACCTAACAAAAGCTGACATGGTAGTATATAATCATGGAGAGTATATAGGACTATCAGAAGTACTTGGTACTTTTGGTTATAGTGTAAAAAAGAAGAAAAGAAAGTAA
- a CDS encoding nucleotidyltransferase family protein, which yields MNATLVVMAAGIGSRFGGGIKQLAPVGPNGEIIMDYSIYDAKEAGFNKVVFIIRRDLEKDFKEIIGDRVKKYIDVDYAYQDINDLPKGFECPKDRTKPWGTGQALLTVKGIVNEPFVVINADDYYGKEGFKVIYDYMLNKMDKNSEKLDLCMAGFVLKNTLSDNGGVTRGVCKADENNKLADVTETFEIELKNGVLNAVDENGNKRDIDIDDIVSMNMWGLTPEFLDILEEGFPKFLKSMTNELKNEYLLPSVIDEAIKDGRISVEVLKSHDKWFGVTYKEDKEFVVNSIRALVDRGVYPDKIFD from the coding sequence ATGAATGCAACTTTAGTAGTTATGGCGGCAGGAATTGGCTCCAGATTTGGAGGAGGGATAAAGCAGCTTGCACCTGTAGGACCAAATGGTGAGATTATAATGGATTACTCCATATATGATGCAAAAGAAGCCGGATTTAACAAAGTCGTTTTTATAATTCGTCGTGATTTAGAGAAAGACTTCAAAGAAATAATTGGAGATAGAGTAAAAAAATATATAGATGTAGACTATGCTTATCAGGATATCAATGATCTTCCAAAAGGATTTGAATGTCCTAAGGATAGAACAAAGCCATGGGGTACAGGACAGGCACTACTTACCGTAAAAGGTATCGTAAACGAGCCTTTTGTAGTAATAAATGCAGATGATTACTACGGAAAAGAAGGCTTTAAGGTAATATACGACTACATGTTAAATAAAATGGACAAGAACAGCGAAAAACTTGATCTTTGTATGGCGGGATTTGTACTAAAAAATACACTTTCAGACAATGGCGGAGTTACCAGAGGCGTTTGTAAGGCTGATGAAAATAACAAATTAGCGGATGTTACAGAGACCTTTGAAATAGAGCTAAAAAATGGTGTGCTAAATGCTGTGGACGAGAATGGAAATAAAAGAGATATAGATATTGATGATATTGTATCTATGAATATGTGGGGACTGACTCCGGAATTTCTGGATATTTTAGAAGAAGGATTCCCAAAGTTCCTTAAAAGTATGACTAATGAGTTGAAAAATGAGTATCTGCTGCCTTCAGTTATAGATGAAGCTATTAAAGATGGAAGAATAAGTGTAGAAGTATTAAAAAGCCATGACAAATGGTTTGGAGTAACATATAAAGAAGACAAGGAATTTGTTGTAAATTCAATAAGAGCCTTGGTAGATAGAGGAGTGTATCCTGACAAAATATTTGATTAA
- the murC gene encoding UDP-N-acetylmuramate--L-alanine ligase: MNFNELKHIYFCGIGGISMSGLARVLLEKGFKISGSDAKASNITKDLEDRGVNIFIGQNAGNITEDIDLFVYTAAIHMDNPEFAMVEKMNIPMMSRAELLGYVMSKFKEGIAISGTHGKTTTTSMLSYILLDSGVDPTISVGGVLKKIEGNIHIGAGDIFVTEACEYTNSFLELNPTISVILNVEEDHMDFFKDIDDIRNSFKEFVKNTSSEGCIIINDQIENNGEIIDDFKGHVIRYGSEKSDCFVTNIRYDDFGYPTFDLCHKGSTYNDVKLCVGGKHNIDNALASICVAFELGVSIEYIKKGLLEFEGADRRFEIKGNLGNITVVDDYAHHPSEIAATLNIAKRYPHDRLVVAFQPHTFTRTKAFFEEFANALKDIDCCIIAKIYPARETDNLGMSAKLLSDRINALGGNSKDFDTFDEIENYLLENLHDGDLFITMGAGDIVRVGEVLLGK; this comes from the coding sequence ATGAATTTTAATGAGCTGAAGCACATATACTTTTGCGGTATAGGTGGCATAAGTATGAGCGGACTTGCAAGAGTACTTTTAGAAAAAGGCTTTAAGATAAGTGGTTCAGATGCAAAGGCAAGTAATATAACAAAAGATCTTGAAGATAGAGGAGTAAATATATTTATAGGTCAAAATGCCGGTAATATAACAGAAGATATAGATTTATTTGTATATACAGCGGCTATACATATGGATAATCCTGAGTTTGCTATGGTAGAAAAAATGAACATACCTATGATGTCCAGAGCGGAGTTGTTGGGATATGTTATGTCAAAATTTAAAGAAGGCATTGCCATAAGTGGGACACATGGAAAGACTACTACTACCTCTATGTTGTCATATATTTTATTGGATTCAGGTGTGGATCCTACGATATCAGTTGGCGGAGTATTAAAGAAAATAGAAGGTAATATTCATATAGGGGCCGGTGATATATTTGTTACAGAAGCCTGTGAATATACCAACAGTTTTTTAGAGTTGAATCCTACAATAAGTGTTATATTAAATGTTGAAGAGGATCATATGGATTTCTTTAAAGATATTGATGATATTAGAAATTCTTTTAAGGAATTTGTAAAAAACACAAGCTCTGAGGGTTGTATAATAATAAATGATCAGATTGAAAATAATGGAGAAATTATAGATGATTTCAAGGGTCATGTAATAAGATATGGAAGTGAAAAATCGGATTGTTTTGTTACCAATATAAGATATGATGATTTTGGATATCCTACATTTGATCTTTGCCATAAGGGAAGTACATATAATGATGTGAAGCTTTGTGTGGGTGGAAAGCACAATATAGACAATGCTTTGGCATCTATTTGCGTTGCGTTTGAACTTGGCGTAAGTATAGAATATATAAAAAAGGGACTTTTAGAGTTTGAAGGAGCAGATAGAAGATTTGAAATAAAGGGAAATCTTGGAAATATAACTGTAGTGGATGATTATGCACATCATCCAAGTGAGATTGCTGCTACTTTGAATATTGCAAAAAGATATCCGCATGACAGATTGGTGGTTGCTTTTCAGCCACATACATTTACAAGAACAAAGGCATTTTTTGAAGAGTTTGCTAATGCATTAAAAGATATAGATTGTTGTATTATAGCCAAGATCTATCCGGCTAGAGAAACTGATAACCTGGGTATGAGTGCCAAGCTTTTGTCAGACAGAATAAATGCTCTTGGCGGAAATTCAAAGGATTTTGATACCTTTGATGAAATTGAGAATTATCTTTTGGAGAATTTACATGACGGAGATCTGTTCATAACCATGGGCGCGGGTGATATAGTAAGAGTAGGTGAGGTTTTGCTTGGTAAATAG
- the guaB gene encoding IMP dehydrogenase, with translation MARIIGEGITFDDVLLQPAYSEVIGNQIDISTYLTKNIKLNIPLMSAGMDTVTEHRMAIAMARQGGIGIIHKNMSIEEQAVEVDKVKRSENGVITDPFFLSPNHTLSDANELMAKYRISGVPITEGKKLVGIITNRDLKFEEDYTKKIAECMTKDKLVTALEGTTLEEAKKILAHARVEKLPIVDKDGNLKGLITIKDIEKQIKYPNSAKDSQGRLLCGAALGITGNVLERCEALVKAKVDVVVLDSAHGHSKNVMDCIKVIKEKFPNLPVIAGNVATGEATKALIEAGADCVKVGIGPGSICTTRVVAGIGVPQISAIMNCYAVAKEYNVPIIADGGIKFSGDITKALAAGGNVCMMGSLFAGCDESPGDFELYQGRKYKVYRGMGSLAAMEKGSKDRYFQSDAKKLVPEGVEGRVAYKGLVEDTVFQLLGGLRSGMGYCGAKDIKTLQETSEFIKISAASLKESHPHDIHITKEAPNYSSEDN, from the coding sequence GTGGCAAGAATCATAGGTGAAGGCATCACATTTGATGATGTACTATTGCAACCGGCATATTCAGAAGTTATTGGAAATCAGATAGATATTTCTACATATTTAACAAAGAATATTAAATTAAATATTCCTTTGATGAGTGCAGGAATGGATACAGTTACAGAACATAGAATGGCTATAGCTATGGCAAGGCAGGGAGGAATCGGAATTATTCATAAAAACATGAGTATAGAAGAGCAGGCTGTTGAGGTAGATAAAGTAAAGCGTTCTGAAAATGGAGTTATTACAGACCCTTTCTTTTTATCACCTAATCATACACTGTCAGACGCCAATGAGCTTATGGCAAAATATAGAATATCAGGAGTTCCAATAACTGAAGGGAAAAAACTGGTAGGTATTATTACTAATAGAGATTTAAAGTTTGAAGAGGACTATACAAAGAAAATAGCAGAGTGTATGACCAAAGATAAGCTTGTTACGGCACTGGAGGGAACTACTTTGGAGGAGGCTAAGAAAATTTTGGCTCATGCCAGAGTTGAGAAATTGCCTATAGTGGATAAAGACGGTAATCTTAAGGGACTTATTACTATAAAGGATATAGAAAAACAAATAAAATATCCAAACTCTGCAAAAGATTCGCAGGGAAGATTACTTTGTGGAGCTGCACTTGGAATTACAGGTAATGTACTTGAAAGATGCGAAGCTTTGGTAAAGGCAAAAGTAGATGTTGTGGTACTGGATTCAGCACATGGACATTCAAAAAATGTAATGGATTGTATAAAGGTTATAAAGGAGAAGTTCCCAAACCTACCTGTAATAGCCGGCAATGTAGCAACAGGTGAGGCGACAAAAGCTCTTATAGAAGCCGGTGCAGATTGTGTCAAAGTGGGTATAGGACCAGGATCTATCTGTACTACCAGAGTTGTAGCAGGTATAGGTGTGCCACAGATAAGTGCTATTATGAATTGTTATGCAGTGGCAAAGGAGTATAATGTACCTATAATAGCAGACGGTGGAATCAAATTCTCAGGAGATATTACAAAGGCATTGGCAGCAGGTGGCAATGTATGTATGATGGGATCACTATTTGCAGGATGTGATGAGTCGCCTGGTGATTTTGAATTATATCAAGGTAGGAAATATAAGGTTTATCGTGGTATGGGTTCTCTTGCAGCTATGGAAAAAGGCAGCAAGGACAGATATTTCCAGAGTGACGCAAAGAAGCTTGTACCTGAGGGTGTAGAAGGTAGAGTGGCATATAAGGGATTGGTAGAAGATACAGTATTCCAACTTTTAGGCGGACTTAGATCAGGTATGGGATATTGTGGTGCTAAAGATATTAAGACGCTACAAGAGACTTCAGAATTTATTAAAATAAGTGCTGCTTCACTAAAAGAGAGTCATCCACATGATATTCATATAACAAAAGAAGCACCAAATTATTCATCAGAAGATAATTAA